GCAGAAAAGCTGGGTGAAAGTGAGAATCCTGATGTTATTGAACCATTAATCAAAGCACTGGAAGATGATAATCCCCAGGTTAGATTTACCTCGGCCAAGTCACTGGGCAAAATAGGTGACCCTGCTATTGAACCACTGGTCACCATACTCAAAAATGAAGAAGGAAACATTCGCAGATACGCCACTTTAGCCCTTAAGGATATTAAAAGTG
This window of the Methanobacterium formicicum DSM 3637 genome carries:
- a CDS encoding HEAT repeat domain-containing protein: MSTNDHEQLLNDLTDDDPEKRKESAEKLGESENPDVIEPLIKALEDDNPQVRFTSAKSLGKIGDPAIEPLVTILKNEEGNIRRYATLALKDIKS